CCCATCGTAATAATCGAGAATTTCCCAGAATGCCTGATCAGTCGTATGTGTCATATCCACAATAATTCCCGCGGCTTTGAGCGCGTCGAGCAATGGCCTGCCCCGATCCAGCAATCCCCCTTCCGTCCCTGTTCCGTGGCAATAAGAACTCACGCCATAATGCGAAATACTCACCATTTTCAAGCCCAAATCGCGCCATTCGGACACCTGATCGGGATCGAGAATCGGATCGGCACTTTCCATCGCCAGCACCAACCCGATAGGGGTATCTGCCGCAGGCTGTGCCCACGCCGCAACACACGTGTCCAGATCCTCAACTGTGTGAATCTGTCGGATAATTCCCCGTCGCTCCATTGCCTTATAAAAGGCGTAATGCCCCATCCCGACACCGTAACACTGCGTCTGATCCCACATCCCCGTACGCGTCCAGCGATCATTGGTATCAATACGCGACATCACCGTGCCAAACACAATCCCCACACGCCCCTTGTGCAACTCGGGAAACGTGGTTGTACACGACCCAAAACTGCGCGTAGTCAGTTCCGAATCGTGTACCCGCACAGTTGCCGCGGGTTGCGTGAGATCGCGATTGACCTGAATAGCGCAAAAAGCGAGGTCTAAGTGGCTATCGAAAATAAAGTAAGTATGATCGGACATGTCATCCCCAGGCTGTATTAAAAAACCGAACCAAATTCCCATGCGCAAACCCCTTCACGTCGTCTTCTCCATAGCCGTGATCGCGCATCAGATTTAGAAACCGCTGCAAATCGTCAATCGTATGATAATCTGTGGGCGAAAGCTCCAGACCAAATCCACCGTCCAGATCTGTGCCATAAGCCACGTGATCTGTGCTACCTGTCAGTTCGCAGATGTGATCGATGTGTTCGAGCACCGCCTTCATCGGTCGGGTTGCCGTGGTATAATGCGTACTCGGATCGTCCCAATTCCAGGCAGGAGACAGCATCTGCTCGGCAAAAACCATCCCAATTACACCCCCCCGGTCTGTAATCGCGCGGATCATATCATCTGACAAATGCCGCTGCCCCGGCACCAATGCGCGACAATTGCAATGGCTCGCATGCACTGGCCCCTTCCAATAATCGAGAATATGCCAGAAGGTAAGATCGGCCGCATGCGTCAGATCCAGCGCAATATCGGTCTCAGACAGCGCGTCCATCAGCGCGTAAGCCGGTGGATATAGCCCGCCCACCGTACCCGTGCCATGCCCATACGTATTGGCACCAAAATGCGTCAAAGATACAGAGCGCAGTCCCGCTTCATACCATTCGCCCACCTGATCGGGCCCCAGAATCGGATCGGCACTTTCCATCGACAAAATAAGCCCCACGGGCGTATCGTCCGATGGGTTCTCCCAGTCAGAAACACAGGCATTGAGATCTGCAACAGACTTGATAAACCGAATTTCGCCACACCGTTCCAGCGCCCGATAATACGCCAGATGAGATTGGCCTCTCGCATAAGCCACATCCTGTGTGCGCACCGCATTGTGCGTATTATCCTGTGGATTTTGCACGCGACACATAATGGTCGAAAGCATAATCCCCACGCGCCCTTTTCGCATCTCGGGCAAACAAACAGTTGGCGTAAACCGTTTGGGCTGTGGCCCCAGGCGTTTCTCCAGCGAATCTGGATGGTTTGACAATCCCCCCACCATACTGTCTTCGCGCTCGCGCAACACATATACAGACTGCGTGAGATCCCGGCGATAAAACAGTGCATTAAACGCCATATCGAGATGTCCATCAATAATTAAATATTCGCGCATATCCAATATCCCAATTCAAAGAGTTGCTCGCTCACGAGTAACGTAGCACGCAAATCGCTTAAGTGCAAGTACAAATAAAAACCCCATCTTAATTGGATGGGGGTTTTTTCTTGTAGTGCGTCAAGAGACCGCGCTTGTCGTGAACAAATGGCTTTCGACCCTCGACTTTATTTTGTCATATCTTCAATTTCGTCCTGCACGCGCTTGCGCCACTCGCGGTCGGCATCGGATTCTTTTTTCTTTTGCACACGTCTCTGTCTATACGGCTTACTCACGGGCTTATCTTCAACCACTTCAATAAACGGACCATCTTTGCGATTGCGACGTTTCCAATACCGAACGGATACCCAACACAGATAAATCATTGCAGCGATAAAAATCAACAACTGTGCGGTCATGTAAGCCTCCATTTACGCGATTATTTCACTTCATAAAATATCATAAATAATAAGCCGCGTCAAGCGGTGAATTGCCTAATTTGAGACATTTTTTATTTTGCAAATAGGGGCTTGTCTCACTCTATAAATTCTCTTAACTTTTTTAGATGCAACAGGCTCAAAACGCACGCATCCAAAGGAATAATACATGTCTCCACTCCACTTAGCTAAAACTTGCGAACTCCATGTCCATCCCGGCGGATGCTTGACCGCCGAAGACCTCATAGAACTCGGCAAAGACCTTTACGAAGACATTGACTGGACGCTCTTTACCGACGCCTACGAAGAAGCTTATGGCATTCGCCCGGATCCCATCGCACTCTATCGCGATGCCATCTCCAATCCAACCGTGGGACTTGCCAAATTTAAAGAACACTACATCTACACCGAAAAAGATGGGGGCGACTTTGGCCGGTTTAAAGCCAAATTCAACCTCATCAGCAGCCTTTTGAGGCATCCGCCCGAAAGACAGGAACTCCTGATCAAGGCGTTTTTCAAAGCACATGACCGGCATCGCAAAGAAGGTATCACCTTTATCGAATACCGTTGCAGCGGCGGTGGGGAAACGCGAGAGGGATTCATCGACTTTCACCGCACAAACGCCCAAATTCTCTCAAACGCATCGCAAAACAACACAACCGCGCGCTACATCGTCACTCTGCGCCGCCAGACCGCGCAGCAAGACTACGAATGGGTGCAAAAACTCATAGATGAAAACCCCGAACTCATACCCACCATCGTCGGCATTGACTTTGCCGATATAGAAGAAGGCTACCCCCCCAAAGACAACCGCGCACTCTTCCAACATGTACACATAGACAACCAGCAACG
The sequence above is a segment of the Gemmatimonadota bacterium genome. Coding sequences within it:
- a CDS encoding peptidase M19, with the protein product MREYLIIDGHLDMAFNALFYRRDLTQSVYVLREREDSMVGGLSNHPDSLEKRLGPQPKRFTPTVCLPEMRKGRVGIMLSTIMCRVQNPQDNTHNAVRTQDVAYARGQSHLAYYRALERCGEIRFIKSVADLNACVSDWENPSDDTPVGLILSMESADPILGPDQVGEWYEAGLRSVSLTHFGANTYGHGTGTVGGLYPPAYALMDALSETDIALDLTHAADLTFWHILDYWKGPVHASHCNCRALVPGQRHLSDDMIRAITDRGGVIGMVFAEQMLSPAWNWDDPSTHYTTATRPMKAVLEHIDHICELTGSTDHVAYGTDLDGGFGLELSPTDYHTIDDLQRFLNLMRDHGYGEDDVKGFAHGNLVRFFNTAWG
- a CDS encoding adenosine deaminase; protein product: MSPLHLAKTCELHVHPGGCLTAEDLIELGKDLYEDIDWTLFTDAYEEAYGIRPDPIALYRDAISNPTVGLAKFKEHYIYTEKDGGDFGRFKAKFNLISSLLRHPPERQELLIKAFFKAHDRHRKEGITFIEYRCSGGGETREGFIDFHRTNAQILSNASQNNTTARYIVTLRRQTAQQDYEWVQKLIDENPELIPTIVGIDFADIEEGYPPKDNRALFQHVHIDNQQRPERALEITYHVGESYFDKSLESAIRWCHEAAEMGARRLGHATALGLDPAVAIARRPDAHTKERVSERLDQIAYDLTHASELLAFDIEVNASALQTERQTLKNRTPEEIVERPYNPQRLEEIRNRQQFVLNHLTKLGTVIETCPTSNLRIGGVPDPAHHPIHTFLKSNVNLVIGADDPGIFDSPLASEIDWALTHTNWTPEALDKRLGDPRRFQLGSLRHHHRSDS
- a CDS encoding peptidase M19; translated protein: MGIWFGFLIQPGDDMSDHTYFIFDSHLDLAFCAIQVNRDLTQPAATVRVHDSELTTRSFGSCTTTFPELHKGRVGIVFGTVMSRIDTNDRWTRTGMWDQTQCYGVGMGHYAFYKAMERRGIIRQIHTVEDLDTCVAAWAQPAADTPIGLVLAMESADPILDPDQVSEWRDLGLKMVSISHYGVSSYCHGTGTEGGLLDRGRPLLDALKAAGIIVDMTHTTDQAFWEILDYYDGPVAASHHNCRALTPGQRQLTDDMIRAIVERGGVIGAAFDAWMLDPEWKRGVPCYEQTTEATLETVVDHIDHVCQLAGNANHSGIGTDLDGGYGQEQSPRDLNTIADLQNLVPVFERRGYSEEDIQKVLSGNWVRLLKSVWKR